CCCGCCCTTGTCGGCGGCGGCCTTGACGGTACGGGCCGCTTCCCGCGCGGTCTTCGCCGCTTCGGCTTTAGCCGCCGTTTCCTCCTCGGCCTTCTGGCGGTTGCGCTTGGCCACTTCCGCGCCTTCGATTACGGCATTGGCGATTGTGGAGACCACCAGGCGGATCGAGCGGATGGCATCGTCGTTGGCGGGGATGATGTGGTCGATTCCCACGGGGTCGCAATTGGTGTCGACCATCGAGATAATCTTTATGCCAAGCCGCTTGGATTCATGCAGGGCGATGGCTTCTTTCTTCGGGTCGATGATGAATACCACGCCCGGCAGTTTGGTCATGTTCTTGATGCCGGAGAGGTTTTTCTGGAGTTTCTTCATTTCGCGGTCAAGGCTCTGCACTTCGCGCTTGGGCAGCACTTCGAACAGCCCCCCTTCCGACATCCGCTCCAGTTCCAGCAAACGGTCGATGGATTTGCGGACGGTTTCAAAGTTCGTCAGCATGCCGCCAAGCCAGCGGTTGGTGACGTGGAATGCGCCGCAGCGGACGGCTTCTTCTTCCACGAGGAGCTGCGCCTGTTTCTTGGTGCCGATGAAAAGAAAGCTTTTCCCCTCGGCGGAGGCATCGTAGGCCGCCTTGATCGATTCCTGGAAAAGCTTCAGCGACTTCTGGAGGTCGATGATGTAGATACCGTTGCGGGCGCCGAAGATATACGGTTTCATCTTCGGGTTCCAGCGCTTGGTTTGATGCCCGAAATGCGATCCCGCTTCGAGCATCTGTTTCATGGTGACAGTTACGTTCATAAAAAAATCTCCTTATAGGGTTGTTCAACCGCCCGGGTTTGAAGGTATCAGCGGCCATGCCGCACCCTATTGCCTTCGTAACCGTTGCCGGACGTGATATTACTCATTCCCCGCGCAATGCGCGGTGAATGAAACTAGCCGCTTATTGTATCAAAAAATCCGGAAAATAAACCCCTATTTTTGCTTTATTTTTCCCTCCTCCAAGCGGAATTGTTTAGATGGCCGTTTTGCCATTCGCCGCAGCCGCTCCCCGGATCCGCATTCGGGCGTTGACAGCGTACAACCCCATCCCTTAGCATCGTTGAAACCATATTTAGGAGAACGCGTGGGATCAAACACAATGTCCGCCGCCACAGCCGTCACCAGCCACCAATCGGTCATCGACATGGTCGCATCTGCCGGTTCCGTGGCCAAAGGAGTGCTGATCTTGTTGCTTCTGTTTTCCATCGTTTCCTGGGCCATCATGATTTTCAAATGGATTTCCTACCGCCGTATTCGACGTGAAAATTCCGAATTCAACCAGATTTTCATAAAAAACAAGAGTTTGGACAGCATTTTCAATGCCAGCAAGGGAATGCGCGGAACCAGCCCCATCGCCCGCGTCTTCCTTTCGGGCTATGCGGAGTTTGAAAGCGAATTCCGCGCTTCCACCACGGCCGCCCAGATCGAAGAAGACCGCCGTTTTTTCCTTGAAAAAATTGACGGCATCGCCCGCTCGATGGAGCGGGCCACCGCCCAGGAAGTAACCATTCTCGAACGATATCTCTTCTTTCTTGCCACCGCCGGCTCCACCGCCCCGTTCATCGGGCTTTTCGGCACCGTATGGGGGATCATGGAGTCGTTCCGGTCAATCAGCCTTACCGCATCCGCCAACATCGCGGTGGTGGCCCCCGGTATTGCCGAGGCGTTGATCGCCACGGCCGCCGGCCTTATTACCGCCGTGCCGGCCGTCATCGGCTACAACTACTTCGTCCAGAAGACGAAGGTGTTCGGCACCGAGATGGACAACTTCACCCTCGATTTCCTTTCACTCATCGAAAAGAACTTCGTAAAGCGCTAAGCCGCCGAAAACTTCCGGCGCCGCGCCGCCATCCTTATAAGTTCGAGACAACCTATTGTAGCCGCCCCGGCCACAATGCATATCAGCCAGTCAATCGTGTCCGGGGGCCGGAATCCGAACAGTTGGCGCAACCACGGCACATATATCACCAAACCCAAAAATGCGGCTGCCCCGCCGCAGAGCCACCAGAGCGACTGGTTGGGATTTTTGACCGCCTGAACGATGTGTTGCTCCAGCGAACGGTTGGCGAATATCAGCCCAACCGTAGCGATCAGCAATGTGACGAAGGAAAGGGTGCGGGCCTCTTCCATCCCGGCGCCGCGCCAAAGCGCCAAGCCGAACACCGCCAACACCACCGCGAATACCGCACCGCCAAGCAATGTGCTTGCCAACACCATCCGTCCGCTGAAAAGGGGATCGCTGGTTCTGCGCGGCGGGCGCTCCATAATGCCGGTCTCCTCCGGTTCCCGCTCGAAGACGATGGAACAGGCGGGATCGATCACCATTTCCAGAAAGACGATATGGACCGGCATGAAAATCAGCGGCAGGCCGAAAAAAGCCGGGATCATCGCCATCCCGGCTATAGGCACATGCACGGCGACGGTGAAAGCCATCGCCTTTTTGATGTTGTCGTAAATGCGCCGCCCCGAACGCACCGCCGCCACGATGGAGGAAAAATCATCGTCGGTTAACACCAGCGCCGCCGCCTCGCGGGCCACATCGGTGCCGCGCGCGCCCATAGCTATGCCGATATGGGCGCTTTTGAGGGCGGGGGCGTCATTCACGCCGTCGCCGGTCATCGCCACGATCTCGCCGTTTTTCTTGAGCGCGTCGACGATCCGCAGTTTCTGTTCCGGAACCACGC
This sequence is a window from Nitrospinota bacterium. Protein-coding genes within it:
- the tolQ gene encoding protein TolQ, which gives rise to MDMVASAGSVAKGVLILLLLFSIVSWAIMIFKWISYRRIRRENSEFNQIFIKNKSLDSIFNASKGMRGTSPIARVFLSGYAEFESEFRASTTAAQIEEDRRFFLEKIDGIARSMERATAQEVTILERYLFFLATAGSTAPFIGLFGTVWGIMESFRSISLTASANIAVVAPGIAEALIATAAGLITAVPAVIGYNYFVQKTKVFGTEMDNFTLDFLSLIEKNFVKR
- the rpsB gene encoding 30S ribosomal protein S2, producing the protein MNVTVTMKQMLEAGSHFGHQTKRWNPKMKPYIFGARNGIYIIDLQKSLKLFQESIKAAYDASAEGKSFLFIGTKKQAQLLVEEEAVRCGAFHVTNRWLGGMLTNFETVRKSIDRLLELERMSEGGLFEVLPKREVQSLDREMKKLQKNLSGIKNMTKLPGVVFIIDPKKEAIALHESKRLGIKIISMVDTNCDPVGIDHIIPANDDAIRSIRLVVSTIANAVIEGAEVAKRNRQKAEEETAAKAEAAKTAREAARTVKAAADKGGEK